One window of Strigops habroptila isolate Jane chromosome Z, bStrHab1.2.pri, whole genome shotgun sequence genomic DNA carries:
- the HAUS1 gene encoding HAUS augmin-like complex subunit 1, producing the protein MAEAATTPWEEKLQRVTTWLKKVFGNQPIPQYEVNEQTVDILCKLAEYNEARDTDVSLVIEGLKEWSKEYKAEAEYLERLLSEELGLSIFKLSREGTSYLDALVSSAMTLETKDTSLASFICAINERTSELYTTESENREMELELKNLMEKITTALKLESQLEKDLKNTQELITVKKAKVDCRSQELQFLNLKCQELKRRIEAAEMELAATGFNESLSHKSLVSLSEKLDRLQKDIVPLKKKVDSYQDLPPNIPLAKVKVEELKRELNYLDEKFSEELEELTCDIQMPSKRW; encoded by the exons ATGGCGGAGGCTGCTACTACCCCTTGGGAGGAGAAGTTGCAGCGG GTTACTACATGGCTAAAGAAAGTATTTGGGAATCAGCCTATTCCACAGTATGAAGTGAATGAGCAGACAGTTGATATCTTGTGTAAGCTTGCAGAATACAACGAAGCCAGAGACACGGATGTTTCTTTGGTGATAGAGGGCTTGAAGGAGTGGTCAAAGGAATATAAAGCAGAAG ctgagtATCTAGAGCGCCTTCTCTCAGAAGAGCTGGGTCTTTCCATATTCAAGCTGTCCAGGGAAGGCACCAGCTACCTGGATGCCCTGGTAAGCAGCGCAATGACACTTGAAACGAAGGACACTTCTCTTGCCAG cttcatcTGTGCCATCAATGAAAGGACGTCAGAGCTGTATACAACAGAATcggaaaacagagaaatggaaCTGGAATTGAAAAATCTCATGGAAAAAATAACTACAGCGCTGAAGCTGGAAAGTCAGTTAGAGAA ggatcttaaaaatacacaggaaCTTATCACAGTAAAAAAGGCCAAAGTTGATTGCAGATCCCAGGAGTTGCAGTTCCTGAATCTTAAATGCCAAGAGTTAAAGAGAAGGATCGAGGCTGCCGAG ATGGAGCTTGCTGCCACCGGGTTTAACGAGTCGCTGTCACACAAGTCACTGGTGAGCCTGTCTGAG AAACTGGATAGACTGCAGAAAGATATTGtgccactgaagaaaaaagtggaCAGCTACCAAGATTTACctcct AATATTCCACTTGCAAAAGTGAAGGTTGAAGAATTAAAACGAGAACTG AATTACTTGGATGAAAAGTTCTCCGAGGAGCTTGAAGAGTTGACCTGTGACATACAAATGCCCAGCAAACGCTGGTGA